A region of the Sphingomonas sp. S2-65 genome:
TCCCGAGGCGGCGCCCAGGATGTGCGGCGTGGAGCGGTAATTCTGTTCCAGGCGGATGACCTTGGCGCCGGGAAAGTCGCGTTCGAACTTGAGGATGTTCTCCACCTGCGCGCCGCGCCAGGAGTAGATCGACTGGTCGTCGTCGCCGACGCAGCAGATGTTCTTGCGCTCCTGCGCGAGCAGCCGCAGCCAGAGATACTGGACGCTGTTGGTGTCCTGATATTCGTCCACCATGATGTAGCGGAAGCGCTGCTGATATTGCTCCAGCACCTCGCGATGCGTCTTCAGAATGGTCAGCATGTGGAGCAGCAGATCGCCGAAGTCGCAGGCGTTGAGCGTCTTCAACCGGTCTTGATAGGCGGCATACATCGCCTGACCGCGGCCATTGGCGTAGAGCTCACTCTCGCCGGCGTCGAGATCGGCGGGGACCAGCCCCTTGTTCTTCCACCCGTCGACCAGCCCGGCGAGGCTGCGCGCCGGCCAGCGCTTCTCGTCCAGGTCGGCGGCGGTGATCAGCTGCTTGAGCAGCCGCAGCTGATCGTCGGTGTCGAGAATGGTGAAGTTGCTCTGCAGGCCGACCAGCTCGGCATGCCGCCGCAGCATCTTCGCGCCGATCGCGTGAAAGGTGCCGAGCCACGGCATGCCCTCCACCGCATCCCCGACCAGCCGGCCGACTCGCTCGCGCATCTCGCGTGCGGCCTTGTTGGTGAAGGTGACCGACAGGATCTCGGAAGGATAGGCTTTGCGGGTGTAGAGCAGGTGGGCCAGACGGGCGGTGAGCGCCGCAGTCTTGCCCGTGCCGGCGCCGGCCAGGACCAGTACCGGTCCTTCGGTGGTGAGCACCGCGTCGCGCTGCGGATCGTTCAGCGTCCGGATATATGGGGGATCGGCGGGAGAGGGCGCGGGGAGACTCATGGCGAACAGTTAGGGAACGTCGGGCGAGGGGGCAAGTTGCTTGGCGACGCCGGCACGCGCTAGGAGCGGGGAAACGGAGGAAGCGATGCGGCGGGTGAACAGGAAAACGCGATTGGCGATCGTGCTGGCGATCGCCATTGTCGCGGTCGTGGTGGCGTGGCGCACCAGCGAGCGCGGCGGGCTGCCGCCGTGCAAGGAGAACCGAACCGAGGAAAAGGATACCAGCGGCAAGGTGGTCCGGATCACGCGAACCCACTGCCCCCAGGGATGAGACCGCGCTAAGGGGGCTGATGCGCTATACCTTTTTGCTGCCGCTGCTGTTCGCAGCGGTCCCCGCCGCTGCTCAAGTCGAGCTGCTCGATCAGATCGCACCCGAATCCGGCAAGGGCCAGATCCAGCTGACCACCGCCCCGGGGGGCGAGAGCATCCAGCTGATGAGCGGGGTGTCCGATCTGTTGTCGCTGGGCGGTTCGCTCGCGTTCGAGGACGGCGTGCTCGATGAAACCAGCGCCTCGGCGATGTTCCGCTTCAGCAAGCCCGACCAGGGCCCACTCGGCGTCGCGGTCGAGCTCACGGGAACGCTGGCACGCGGCGGATCGCTGGGCGACCTCGAGGCGCGGCTGATCCTGGAGCGGCAGAGCGATCGCTGGTGGGCCCAGGCGACCGGGATCGTCCGCCACAGCCGCGAAGGAGACGAGCGCGGCACCGGCCTCGCTTATGTCGGGTCGCTCCAGCACAAGCTGGCCGGCGCGTGGCTGGGGGTCGAGACCTCCGGCCGTTTCGCGCGGCTGTCCGGCTCGGGCGAGGCGTTCGGCGTCGGGCAATATTATGCCGGACCCAGCCTCACCCTGGAACGGGAGCTGGGCGAGAGGGATCTCGAGCTCGGGCTGTCGTGGCAGCAACGCGTGAAGGGCGACGGCGCCCGCTCGGGACCGCGCTTGTATGCGCAGTTCACCTTCTGAAAAGCGCAGCTATCCGCGGTTCTTGACGGTGTTGTAACCCGAATGTCATGACTCTGTCACGATCTGCGGCCAGTGCCGTGAACATCATGGCCACGCTCGCACTGGACCAGGCCCCCGCAGCCACGCTGCCGAGGGGCCCTCGACTCGATTATCAAACCCATCCGATGGCCAAGCTGCTGTTCGCCGCAATCGTGCTTGGCGGCTTCGCATTCGCCGGCTGGAGCGTGCTGACCGACACGCGCGGCGTCGGCGAGGAGCTGGCGCTCGGCGTCTTCGCCTTTCTCGGCCTGGCGCTGCTGATCGCGCTGGGCTTCGAGTTCGTGAACGGGTTCCACGACACCGCCAACGCGGTGGCGACGGTGATCTACACCAATTCGATGCCCGCGCACTTCGCGGTGGTGTGGTCCGGCTTCTTCAACTTCCTGGGCGTGATGGTCTCGTCGGGGGCGGTCGCTTATTCGATCATCACGCTGCTGCCGGTCGACCTGCTGCTCAACGTTGGGTCGGCCTCTGGCTTCGCGATGATTTTCGCGCTGCTGCTCGCGGCGGTGCTGTGGAACCTCGGCACCTGGTATGTCGGGCTGCCGAACAGCTCGTCGCACACGCTGATCGGCTCGGTGCTCGGCGTCGGCCTGGCCAACCAGCTGATCCAGGCGGGGTCTCGCGGCGGCACCGCCGGCGTCGACTGGAGCCAGGCGCAGAAGGTGCTGACCGGGCTGTGGATGGCGCCGTTGATCGGCTTCTTCGCCGCGCTGCTGCTGTTGTTCGTGATGCGGATGCTGGTGCGCAAGCCCGAGCTGTACTGCGCGCCCGAGGGCGACAAGGCGCCGCCCAAGGGCATTCGCGCGCTGCTGATCTTCACCTGCACCGCGGTGTCGTTCAGCCATGGCTCGAATGACGGGCAAAAGGGCATGGGCCTGATCATGCTGATCCTGATCGGCTGCGCGCCGACGGCCTATGCGCTGAACCGGACGCTGCCGGCGAGCGCGACTCCGGCGTTCGTCCAGACCGCCAACATCGCGGCGACGACCTTCGACGCGCGTAGCGGCGGGATCGACCTGCCGGCCGATCAGGCGCGCGGGGTGCTCACCAACGCGCTTCAGCAGCGCAAGGCCGAGACCCCGCAGGTCTTCGCTGCGCTGGAAAGCCTGTCGCGCGATCTGACCGCCCGGGTAGCCAGCTACGGCTCGCTCAGCAAGGTGCCGGCGGAAGCGACTTCGAACGTCCGCAACGACATGTATCTGGTGCTCGACAGCACCAAGCTGGCGACCAAGAAGCCCGAGGGTTATTCGGCAGGCGAGCTCAAGGCACTGAAGGAATATCAGTCGAACCTGGAGGCCGGCACGCGCTTTATCCCGGTCTGGGTCAAGATCGTCGTCGCGCTGGCGCTGGGCCTCGGCACGATGATCGGCTGGAAGCGGATCGTCGTCACGGTGGGCGAGAAGATCGGCAAGCAGCACATGACCTATGGCATGGGCGCGTCGGCCGAGCTGGTCGCGGCCGCCACGATCCTGGCGGCCGACCGCTTCGGCCTGCCGGTGTCGACCACGCATATCCTGTCCTCGGGCGTCGCGGGTGCCTCGGTCGCGAGCGGGTCGGGGTTGCAGGCGCGCACCGTACGCAATCTGGCGCTGGCCTGGCTGCTGACGCTGCCCGCGGCGATGCTGCTGTCGGGCGGGCTGTACTGGGTGATGCTGAACGCCGTGCGGGTGTTCGGGCTTTAAGCCCGCGTCACCCGGATCTGCCTGCGTCCGCCAGGTCGCTGGCGGCGATATCCGCCACCCGCTCGATGTGCACCACGTCCTTGTCGAGATGCGCCTCTAGCCGCGCGACGGGGTTCCAATAGGCCACGGCGCCGCCGAGCAGCGCGAATGCAAGCGCGCGAAACCATCGCTGCAGAACCGACTCGCGCATGGCCCAATTCCCTTTTCCGCCACGTGAGAGGCTTTGGGCTAGCGCGGCAGAACTGACGGAGAGATGAACAGGCTTGACCCTGGTCGCGGCACGTCCGAAGCGGTGCGCCGGGGAAGGGAAGTTCCATGACCAAGTCCGCCGGGCATCCAGTTTCGCACCGCCGCATCCTGCTCGCCAGCCTGGTGGGCACTTCGGTCGAATTCTACGACTTCTACATCTACGCGACGGCCGCCGCGCTCGTGTTTCCGGCGCTGTTCTTCCCGGCGGAGGACCCGACGGTTCGCCAGCTGCTGTCCTATGCCAGCTTCAGCGTGGCGTTCTTTGCGCGGCCATTGGGCGGTCTGGTATTCGGCCATTTCGGCGACCGGCTGGGGCGCAAGTCGACCTTGGTCGCGTCGCTGATGCTGATGGGGCTGTCGACGGTGCTGATCGCGTTCCTGCCCACCTATGCGATGATCGGCTGGGTGGCGCCGGCATTGCTGTGCCTGATGCGCTTCGGCCAGGGGCTGGGACTGGGCGGCGAATGGGGCGGCGCCAGCCTGCTCGCGGTGGAGAACGCGCCGCCGGGCTGGGCCAATCGCTATGGCAGCTTTCCGCCGCTCGGCGCGCCGGTCGGGTTTATCTTCGCCAACGGCTTCTTCCTGGTGCTCGGCGCGGTGATGAGCGACGGGCAGTTCCGCGAATGGGGATGGCGACTGCCGTTCCTCGCAAGCGGGCTGCTGGTCGGGCTAGGGCTCTGGGTGCGGCTGCGGCTCACCGAGACCCCTGCGTTCGTGAAGGCGGCGGAGGCGGGGCCGCCGCCCCGCGTGCCGATCGGCGAACTGCTGCGCACGCAGCTGGTGCCGACCATCGCCGGAACGGTGGGCACCGTCGCCTGCTTCGCCCTTTTCTACATCGCGACGGTGTTCGTCATCGGCTACGGCACCAAGGATCTCGGCTACGACCGCGAGACGTTCCTTGGCGTCGAGATGGCGGCGATCCTGTTCATGGCGGCCGGCATCGTCACCGCCGGCGTATGGGCCGACCGCACCAGCGCGACGACGATCCTGATGCGCGGCTGCATCCTCACCGTGCCGGTGGCGCTGGTGATGGGGTGGATGGTAGCCGGCGATGCCTTGCCGCTGCTGTTCGTCTGGCTGGCCGCCGCGCTGTTCGTGATGGGGCTGGTCTATGGCCCGCTCGGCGCTTGGCTGCCCAGCCTGTTTCCAGCGCGGGTGCGCTACACCGGCGTTTCGGTGACCTTCAACCTGGGCGGGATCATCGGCGGCGGGCTCACGCCGCTCATCGCCGAGACGCTGGTGAAGCGCGGCGGGCTGCTGTGGGTCGGCGGCTATCTGTCGGGCGCGGCGCTGCTGAGCCTCGCCGGACTGTTGCTGATCAGGCGACGCGCAGCAGCGTAAGCCGGGCCTTGCCGTGGACGCGGGAGACGTCGACGGTAAAGCCCGCGACATCGATCTCCTCGTCCTTCGCCGTCTCGATGCTGATCCAGGTGGCGGGCCCGGCCCAGCCCAACCGGCCGAGCTTGTCGAGCGCGACCGAACCCGCGCCGGTGCCGTAAGGCGGGTCCATCAGGATCAGGTCGAGCGGCTGCGGCGCCGGACCCAGCGCGAGCACCGAGCCGGGCCGCACCTGCGCGCGCGTTGCGCCGAGCTTGGCGATGTTGGCCTTGAGGGCGTCCAGCGCCGGCTTGTCCTGTTCGACGAACAGGCAGGAGGCGGCGCCGCGCGACAGCGCCTCCAGCCCCAGCGCGCCCGAGCCAGCGAACAGGTCGGCGACTGCCAGTTCCTCGAAGCTTCCGAGGCGGCTGGTCAGCATCGAGAACAGCGCCTCGCGCGTGCGGTCGGCGGTCGGGCGAGTCGTCTCACCCTTGGGGGCGGTGAGCGGTCGACCGCGCCAGGTTCCTGCGATGACACGCATCAGGTGCGGGTCCGCGGCGGACGGCCGGGCTTGCCGCCCGGTTTGGCCGGCTTGCCCCGCCCGCCGGCAGGACCGCGCGCCGGAGGCGCGTTGCGATCGTTGTTCCTGGGCGGACGTGGTTCCTGCGTGTCGCGATGCGCCTTGGCACGCGCGGCGCGGGCGGGCTTGGCCACGCCGCGTGGATCGCTGGCGCGTGAGTCACTGGTCCGCTCGGCGCGCTCGGGACGGTCACTGCGCGGCGGTGTCGCGCGCGGCGTGAAGCGCGCCTCGCGCGTGCGGCTGTTGTCGCTGCCGGTCTCGGAAGGCCGGCTGCGTAGCAGTCTTGCGGTGTTTTCCTCGCGCGCCGGGCGCAGGGGACGTTGCGCGGTGCCGCGCTGCGCCGCGCGCGAGGGATCGACTGTCCCCTCGGCGCGACGTGGGCGGGCGGGACCATTGTCGTCACGAAGCGGACGGTCGGCGCGCTGCGGAGCGCCGCGTGGCGGGAAGCGCCCGGTATCCGGTGCAGGTTCGCCGCGCCGGGGCCGCGCTGCCGCCGTTGCCGGCGCTTCGTCACGTACCGGCCTTGCCGCACGCGCCGGAGTCGCACGCGGCGTGAAGCGGGTGCTCGGCCGTTCCGGCTCGACTGCGCTGCGGCGGGGGCGGGCGTTGATCTGGACGGGCTCGGGCTTGGGCGGCGCATCGGCAACGCGGGCGCGCGTGGCGAATTGCAGGTTCGACGCCGCCTTGCCGCCGCCGGGTTTGGACAGGACCGTGCGGAAGGT
Encoded here:
- a CDS encoding inorganic phosphate transporter, which codes for MATLALDQAPAATLPRGPRLDYQTHPMAKLLFAAIVLGGFAFAGWSVLTDTRGVGEELALGVFAFLGLALLIALGFEFVNGFHDTANAVATVIYTNSMPAHFAVVWSGFFNFLGVMVSSGAVAYSIITLLPVDLLLNVGSASGFAMIFALLLAAVLWNLGTWYVGLPNSSSHTLIGSVLGVGLANQLIQAGSRGGTAGVDWSQAQKVLTGLWMAPLIGFFAALLLLFVMRMLVRKPELYCAPEGDKAPPKGIRALLIFTCTAVSFSHGSNDGQKGMGLIMLILIGCAPTAYALNRTLPASATPAFVQTANIAATTFDARSGGIDLPADQARGVLTNALQQRKAETPQVFAALESLSRDLTARVASYGSLSKVPAEATSNVRNDMYLVLDSTKLATKKPEGYSAGELKALKEYQSNLEAGTRFIPVWVKIVVALALGLGTMIGWKRIVVTVGEKIGKQHMTYGMGASAELVAAATILAADRFGLPVSTTHILSSGVAGASVASGSGLQARTVRNLALAWLLTLPAAMLLSGGLYWVMLNAVRVFGL
- a CDS encoding MFS transporter, whose translation is MTKSAGHPVSHRRILLASLVGTSVEFYDFYIYATAAALVFPALFFPAEDPTVRQLLSYASFSVAFFARPLGGLVFGHFGDRLGRKSTLVASLMLMGLSTVLIAFLPTYAMIGWVAPALLCLMRFGQGLGLGGEWGGASLLAVENAPPGWANRYGSFPPLGAPVGFIFANGFFLVLGAVMSDGQFREWGWRLPFLASGLLVGLGLWVRLRLTETPAFVKAAEAGPPPRVPIGELLRTQLVPTIAGTVGTVACFALFYIATVFVIGYGTKDLGYDRETFLGVEMAAILFMAAGIVTAGVWADRTSATTILMRGCILTVPVALVMGWMVAGDALPLLFVWLAAALFVMGLVYGPLGAWLPSLFPARVRYTGVSVTFNLGGIIGGGLTPLIAETLVKRGGLLWVGGYLSGAALLSLAGLLLIRRRAAA
- the rsmD gene encoding 16S rRNA (guanine(966)-N(2))-methyltransferase RsmD, which encodes MRVIAGTWRGRPLTAPKGETTRPTADRTREALFSMLTSRLGSFEELAVADLFAGSGALGLEALSRGAASCLFVEQDKPALDALKANIAKLGATRAQVRPGSVLALGPAPQPLDLILMDPPYGTGAGSVALDKLGRLGWAGPATWISIETAKDEEIDVAGFTVDVSRVHGKARLTLLRVA
- a CDS encoding pseudouridine synthase, with translation MPPSNTKEAQRIAKLLARAGIASRREIERMIAEGRIALNGAVIDTPATLLTSLEGVTVDGDAVEAPAPARLFRYHKTSGLLTAEFDPAGRPTIYDRLPDGLPRVMPVGRLDLNTEGLLLLTNDGELKRELELPATGVERSYRARAYGQVTQTQLEELMLGIEIEGIRYGSINANIERRTGANLWIEMTLTEGKNREVRRVLEHLGLQVSRLIRTRYGPFYLGDLPPGDVDEIRPTDLSTFRTVLSKPGGGKAASNLQFATRARVADAPPKPEPVQINARPRRSAVEPERPSTRFTPRATPARAARPVRDEAPATAAARPRRGEPAPDTGRFPPRGAPQRADRPLRDDNGPARPRRAEGTVDPSRAAQRGTAQRPLRPAREENTARLLRSRPSETGSDNSRTREARFTPRATPPRSDRPERAERTSDSRASDPRGVAKPARAARAKAHRDTQEPRPPRNNDRNAPPARGPAGGRGKPAKPGGKPGRPPRTRT